One Echinicola strongylocentroti DNA window includes the following coding sequences:
- a CDS encoding efflux RND transporter periplasmic adaptor subunit, whose protein sequence is MRTSILMLMGLCALLLHTSCTSHGEEKEEEVYKLQVTSPVRMDTTITEDYVCQIHSINHIEVRAQERGYLDKIYVDEGQFVKKGQLLFKIMPKLYEAELQSAKAEVSFAAIEYQNTKSLADRDVVAPNELAMAKAKLDKANAELALAQTHLDFTEIRAPFNGIIDRFHVRVGSLIDEGELLTNLSDNSKMWVYYNVPEAEYLDYMTSLKKDSAATMVNLLMANNKVFGHSGKVETIEADFNHETGNIPFRATFPNPNGLLRHGETGNIQMAVPFKNAMIIPQKTTFEVLDKRYVYVLDDENQLHSREITVAAEMPHLYVVQDGLEENDKVLLEGLRLVRENDVIHPDIVSPEAAISSLGLYAE, encoded by the coding sequence ATGAGAACGAGTATCCTCATGTTAATGGGCTTGTGTGCCTTATTGCTGCACACGAGCTGTACCTCCCATGGAGAGGAAAAAGAAGAAGAGGTCTACAAGCTTCAGGTCACCAGTCCTGTCCGGATGGATACCACCATCACAGAGGATTATGTGTGCCAGATCCACTCCATCAACCATATAGAAGTACGCGCCCAAGAGCGCGGTTATCTGGACAAGATCTATGTGGATGAGGGACAGTTTGTAAAAAAAGGACAGCTCCTCTTCAAAATCATGCCCAAGCTGTATGAAGCAGAACTTCAAAGTGCCAAGGCAGAGGTGAGTTTTGCAGCAATAGAATACCAAAACACCAAATCCTTGGCAGACAGAGATGTCGTGGCACCAAATGAGCTGGCCATGGCCAAAGCCAAGCTGGACAAAGCAAACGCGGAGTTGGCACTGGCACAGACCCACCTTGATTTTACTGAAATCCGAGCACCCTTTAATGGGATCATCGACCGGTTTCATGTACGGGTAGGTAGCTTGATCGATGAAGGGGAGCTGCTGACCAACTTGTCCGATAACAGCAAAATGTGGGTGTACTACAATGTGCCGGAAGCGGAATACTTGGATTATATGACCAGTCTAAAAAAAGACAGCGCTGCCACTATGGTAAACCTCCTTATGGCCAATAACAAGGTGTTTGGTCACTCCGGAAAAGTAGAAACCATCGAGGCGGACTTTAACCATGAGACGGGTAATATTCCTTTCAGGGCTACTTTTCCTAATCCTAACGGTCTTCTTAGACATGGTGAGACAGGCAATATCCAAATGGCTGTGCCTTTCAAAAATGCCATGATCATTCCACAGAAAACCACATTTGAGGTGCTGGACAAACGATACGTTTACGTGTTGGACGATGAAAACCAACTGCATTCAAGGGAGATTACCGTGGCTGCAGAAATGCCCCACTTATATGTGGTCCAAGACGGTTTGGAGGAGAATGACAAGGTACTGCTGGAAGGCTTGCGACTAGTGAGGGAAAACGACGTGATCCATCCGGATATCGTGTCTCCCGAAGCCGCGATCTCCAGCTTGGGCCTTTACGCGGAATAA
- a CDS encoding Kelch repeat-containing protein → MFAFTKMYLLASLISGFIMLQSFFNGGLKFHGNEQAISQRTSYTIFGEHDAEFSDHFDIAFSLSLSSVEEIGYILRIKTGVNNRIFNLFYDSQGDHIVFKFNEEGKTNLIVANMDKDQLFDQQWFDMKLSFDLIGDSITLTIDNKPFTTNNQHLQDTYHPDILFGKSDHIIDVPAFSIKNLSILGKETYHFPLYENEGSIVHDINGNAYGNVINPDWLKNYAYYWKHLASFKSATVAGANYDPNKEEIYYYNQDSLWSYNVRSGITRTVVFDQKCPVELILGTNFIDSVQNKLYTYEVYYDFPYQGPTVASLDLDTYQWTEESYQQLPTQLHHHGSSIDHSSSQYSIFGGFGNMKYSKNFFSFDLKNKEWKLTEGFTGDVITPRYFSSVGYQAENNNLHILGGMGNESGDQSVGRKYYYDLYQVDMDTKHVTKRWEIPWENDNVVPVRGMVILNDSSLYTLCYPEHFSESFLHLYRFSLTDGSYEILGDSIPIRSDKITTNANLYVDKGLNNLYAVVQEFEDDISSDLKIYSLAFPAITRAELSDFPAKRHSNTPLLILLLGVGAIALGLFLYKKLKSTSPEAAKNPEEEAVEKIHVPTTAHTVPTNSIHLFGNFMVRDTKGRDITYMFSTQLKQVFCLILHYSLSEDGITSQHLSNLLWPDKPADKVKNSRGVTINNLRKTLGELNGIELVHEKGHYKIILHEEAYCDYARCLQLIAAHKMDELRDEFAGIVSRGKFLYLLDDPLFDLFKEEAETKLEPALILEMEKSFTSESYTTTISLAEALFNIDPLNETALVHQVKAMLKLNMIEDSKLAYRTFAIEYKHATGKDFHRSYQSIIS, encoded by the coding sequence ATGTTCGCATTTACTAAAATGTACTTACTGGCTTCTTTGATTTCCGGTTTTATCATGCTACAGTCTTTCTTTAATGGAGGGCTTAAATTCCATGGAAACGAACAAGCTATTAGCCAGCGCACATCCTACACTATTTTTGGGGAACATGATGCGGAATTTTCGGATCATTTTGACATTGCCTTCAGTTTATCGCTGAGCTCCGTCGAAGAAATCGGGTACATCCTCCGGATTAAAACTGGCGTAAACAATCGGATTTTTAATTTATTCTACGACAGCCAAGGCGACCATATCGTTTTTAAATTCAACGAGGAAGGCAAAACCAATCTTATCGTGGCCAATATGGACAAGGACCAATTGTTTGACCAGCAATGGTTTGACATGAAACTTTCATTTGACCTCATCGGGGATTCCATCACACTTACCATTGATAACAAACCATTTACGACCAATAATCAGCACCTCCAAGACACCTATCACCCCGATATTCTTTTTGGCAAAAGTGATCACATCATCGATGTACCCGCTTTCTCGATCAAAAATCTATCTATTCTCGGAAAGGAAACCTATCATTTTCCCCTCTATGAAAATGAAGGCAGTATCGTCCACGATATCAACGGCAATGCATACGGTAACGTAATCAATCCAGACTGGCTGAAAAACTATGCCTATTATTGGAAACACCTGGCTTCGTTTAAATCCGCAACCGTAGCCGGAGCAAACTATGATCCCAACAAAGAGGAAATCTACTATTACAACCAAGACTCACTCTGGAGCTACAATGTTCGTTCAGGTATTACCCGAACAGTTGTTTTCGATCAAAAATGCCCTGTAGAGCTCATATTGGGCACTAACTTTATCGATAGTGTCCAAAATAAATTATACACCTACGAGGTATATTATGACTTCCCTTACCAAGGTCCTACTGTGGCCAGCCTTGACCTGGACACCTATCAATGGACCGAAGAAAGCTACCAACAACTCCCTACCCAACTCCATCACCATGGATCCTCTATCGACCACAGCTCCTCCCAGTACAGTATTTTTGGAGGTTTTGGCAATATGAAGTACAGTAAAAATTTCTTTTCCTTCGATTTGAAAAATAAGGAATGGAAACTTACCGAGGGATTTACAGGTGATGTCATTACTCCGCGCTACTTCTCTTCTGTTGGTTATCAAGCTGAAAACAACAACTTACATATCCTCGGCGGAATGGGAAATGAGTCTGGGGATCAATCTGTCGGAAGGAAATACTACTATGACCTCTATCAGGTAGACATGGATACCAAGCACGTAACCAAACGCTGGGAAATCCCTTGGGAAAATGACAACGTCGTTCCGGTGCGGGGAATGGTCATATTGAATGACTCCAGTCTATATACACTCTGCTATCCCGAGCACTTTTCGGAATCCTTTCTTCACCTGTATCGCTTCTCCCTAACGGATGGCAGCTATGAAATACTCGGGGATTCTATCCCTATCCGATCTGACAAAATCACTACCAACGCCAACCTCTATGTTGACAAAGGACTCAACAACTTGTATGCTGTGGTGCAGGAGTTTGAAGATGATATTTCCTCAGACCTAAAGATTTATTCCTTGGCATTCCCTGCTATTACGAGGGCAGAGTTGTCAGATTTTCCAGCAAAGCGACATAGCAATACTCCTTTATTGATCTTGCTCCTGGGTGTCGGAGCAATCGCCTTGGGTTTGTTTTTATATAAAAAATTAAAATCAACATCCCCGGAGGCCGCCAAAAATCCCGAGGAGGAAGCAGTAGAAAAAATCCATGTGCCAACCACTGCACACACCGTACCGACCAATTCCATCCACCTATTCGGCAACTTTATGGTGCGAGACACCAAAGGCAGGGACATTACCTATATGTTCAGCACCCAGCTGAAGCAGGTATTTTGTCTCATCCTACATTACAGTCTATCGGAAGATGGGATTACTTCGCAGCACCTCAGCAATTTACTTTGGCCGGATAAACCTGCTGATAAGGTCAAAAACTCCCGAGGAGTGACCATCAACAACCTGCGAAAAACCTTGGGCGAGCTAAATGGAATTGAATTGGTCCACGAAAAGGGGCATTACAAAATAATCCTCCATGAAGAGGCTTATTGTGACTATGCAAGGTGCCTACAACTTATCGCTGCCCACAAAATGGACGAACTTCGAGATGAGTTTGCCGGAATCGTATCCAGAGGAAAATTCCTCTACCTTTTGGATGATCCTTTGTTCGACTTATTCAAAGAAGAAGCAGAGACCAAACTTGAACCGGCATTGATATTGGAAATGGAAAAGAGCTTTACCAGCGAATCGTATACTACTACGATTTCGCTGGCGGAAGCTCTTTTCAATATTGACCCTTTAAATGAAACAGCACTGGTACACCAGGTTAAGGCGATGCTGAAACTTAATATGATAGAAGACTCCAAACTCGCCTACAGGACCTTTGCCATCGAATACAAGCATGCCACCGGCAAGGATTTTCACCGCTCTTATCAAAGCATCATTTCCTAA
- a CDS encoding DUF3823 domain-containing protein, whose translation MKNIAYLVLAALFSLSSCSMFELDNYDLPAETLQGEVLDRETGEPVLTDQGSEGIRVRLMELSWGDNVTPNPDFFCMPDGTFQNTKLFAGNYNVRIDGPFIPLIREDERGVPLADETQTVDIKGVTNVTFEVQPFLRVEWVSEPEVINGKVRAQVRVTRGVSEEEFRAKIEPMGGYSDSFQNVTDIQLFVSYSSTVGYRARDERWSSQLDFSGSSFNSMLGETITIESNGTIPEGRMVFVRAAARINFDTPRGSGTRRWNYNEPRQVLVY comes from the coding sequence ATGAAAAATATAGCATACCTAGTACTAGCTGCGCTGTTTTCACTCAGTTCTTGCAGCATGTTTGAGCTGGATAATTACGACTTGCCTGCGGAAACACTCCAAGGGGAAGTGCTGGATAGGGAGACTGGTGAGCCGGTGCTCACCGATCAGGGAAGCGAAGGCATACGCGTCAGGCTGATGGAATTGAGCTGGGGGGACAATGTCACCCCTAATCCTGATTTCTTTTGTATGCCCGACGGGACATTCCAAAACACCAAGTTGTTTGCGGGGAATTATAATGTTCGCATCGACGGGCCGTTTATTCCCCTTATCCGTGAGGATGAGCGTGGGGTGCCGCTTGCTGATGAAACCCAGACCGTGGACATTAAGGGCGTTACCAATGTCACCTTTGAGGTACAGCCGTTTTTGAGAGTGGAATGGGTCAGTGAGCCTGAGGTGATCAACGGAAAGGTAAGGGCTCAAGTTCGTGTGACCCGTGGTGTTTCCGAGGAAGAATTTCGCGCTAAAATCGAACCCATGGGAGGATATAGTGACAGTTTCCAGAATGTGACCGATATCCAGCTGTTTGTGAGCTATTCGTCCACAGTGGGCTATCGTGCCCGAGATGAGCGCTGGTCCAGCCAATTGGATTTTTCGGGATCTTCCTTTAATTCCATGCTGGGCGAGACCATTACCATCGAGTCAAATGGCACCATCCCCGAGGGCAGAATGGTCTTTGTCAGAGCTGCCGCCCGAATTAATTTTGATACACCAAGAGGAAGTGGTACCAGACGATGGAACTATAATGAACCGCGTCAAGTGTTGGTTTATTGA